One genomic window of Dermacentor andersoni chromosome 8, qqDerAnde1_hic_scaffold, whole genome shotgun sequence includes the following:
- the LOC140219949 gene encoding uncharacterized protein — MAGINPPQLFDFHNAADWPSWIEEFEDYSFASGLSEKKEEIQVRTLLYTMGRKAREIPRSLAVKDEGLKTFKVVKAKFEAYFVHTKNTVYESARFNRRRQQPGETVDEFATDLHKLAERCDFDNMKDRLIRDRFVVGLLDEALSEELQMDPKLTLATALARARTSETIKQQQADLKQREGTSAETYVAAVKNKKTEQKREWNATLARRKKTASVKSCTYCAGSMHLRTSCPAKQQKCFYCQKLGHFEKACRIKNRERKLDGVMAPGCPDNERQFLGTVTPRQSKLSAHFVTVQINGHEVKMKVYTGAEVTAVGENFPGMPSYLEKAGNLRGPSDASIDTCGKFQAEIAWKDNRCEQTVYVVKTCTCLY; from the coding sequence ATGGCTGGGATAAATCCTCCGCAGCTATTTGATTTCCACAACGCAGCAGACTGGCCCTCTTGGATTGAGGAATTCGAAGACTACAGCTTCGCATCCGGTCTCAgcgagaaaaaggaagaaattcAAGTAAGAACTCTTCTTTACACAATGGGCCGGAAGGCAAGAGAGATTCCTCGCTCGTTAGCGGTAAAAGACGAAGGCCTGAAGACTTTCAAGGTCGTAAAGGCAAAGTTTGAAGCCTATTTCGTTCACACGAAGAACACAGTGTATGAGAGCGCCCGTTTTAACAGACGTCGTCAACAGCCAGGGGAAACTGTAGACGAATTTGCAACCGACCTCCACAAGTTAGCAGAGCGATGCGACTTCGATAACATGAAGGACCGTTTAATAAGGGATCGCTTTGTAGTTGGCCTTCTAGACGAAGCGCTGTCGGAAGAGCTTCAAATGGACCCTAAGCTAACATTGGCCACCGCACTAGCAAGGGCCCGAACAAGCGAAACGataaagcagcagcaagcagacttGAAACAGCGGGAAGGTACGAGCGCCGAAACATATGTTGCAGCggtaaagaacaagaaaacagaacAGAAGAGAGAATGGAATGCTACACTTGCGCGTCGCAAGAAGACCGCTTCTGTAAAAAGCTGCACTTATTGCGCAGGTTCGATGCACCTGCGAACTAGTTGCCCAGCGAAGCAGCAAAAATGCTTTTACTGCCAGAAGCTAGGGCATTTCGAAAAGGCTTGTCGAAttaaaaatagagaaagaaaacttGACGGGGTAATGGCACCGGGCTGCCCAGATAACGAGCGCCAATTCCTCGGCACAGTTACACCGCGACAAAGCAAGTTGTCTGCGCACTTCGTGACGGTACAGATAAACGGCCATGAAGTAAAAATGAAAGTCTATACTGGAGCAGAAGTCACGGCCGTGGGGGAAAATTTCCCAGGAATGCCAAGCTATCTTGAGAAAGCAGGAAATCTAAGGGGACCAAGTGACGCAAGCATTGACACGTGCGGAAAGTTCCAAGCCGAAATCGCATGGAAGGACAATCGCTGCGAGCAGACAGTGTATGTCGTAAAAACTTGCACATGCCTTTACTAG